In a single window of the Euleptes europaea isolate rEulEur1 chromosome 4, rEulEur1.hap1, whole genome shotgun sequence genome:
- the LOC130476937 gene encoding transcription factor JunD-like — translation MSGGGRSGARAAVKMEAAPFYAEEGLELLPDFAQLPGFGAAGLEAAEESGAEPHKLLLAAKKPPPPRDLAGAAAPSAAPPPSGPFPSLRPGPGALQPLLKLPAAADLEQLLLQAAGPVPPSPAAAAAGGAPFLYRPPPPPPAPVTQEQEGFADGFVKALADLHKQNQLLGAPPSPAPHPAGPCCPPPRPDPAAVYTTLGAFEPAAPPPAAAFFARLPAPPATDEPQTVPEAPPPAPAAAAAALSSGDSPPPPSALSPLDAESQERLKAERKRLRNRIAASKCRRRKLERIARLEEKVKALKGQNAELAATAGLLRAQVSQLQGRVRSHLSSGCHINAAPGPTPGGEGAAEPQTSAC, via the coding sequence ATGAGCGGCGGCGGGCGGAGCGGCGCCCGGGCGGCGGTGAAGATGGAGGCGGCCCCTTTCTACGCCGAGGAAGGGCTGGAGCTGCTGCCGGACTTCGCGCAGCTGCCGGGCTTCGGCGCCGCGGGGCTGGAGGCGGCCGAGGAGAGCGGGGCGGAGCCGCACAAGCTGCTCCTGGCCGCcaagaagccgccgccgccgcgggacTTGGCCGGGGCGGCCGCCCCCAGCGCCGCGCCGCCCCCGTCGGGGCCCTTCCCCTCGCTGCGCCCGGGCCCCGGCGCCTTGCAGCCCCTGCTGAAGCTGCCGGCCGCCGCCGACCTGGAGCAGCTCCTCCTCCAAGCCGCCGGCCCCGTCCCGcccagccccgccgccgccgccgccggggggGCCCCCTTCCTCtaccgccccccgccgccgccgccggccccggTGACCCAGGAGCAGGAGGGCTTCGCCGACGGCTTCGTCAAGGCCCTGGCCGACCTGCACAAGCAGAACCAGCTGCTGGGCGCCCCGCCGTCGCCCGCCCCCCACCCGGCGGGGCCCTgctgccccccgccccgcccggacCCCGCCGCCGTCTACACCACCCTGGGCGCCTTCGAGCcggccgccccgccgcccgccgccgccttcTTCGCCCGCCTCCCGGCCCCGCCCGCCACCGACGAGCCGCAGACGGTCCCGGAGGCGCCCCCTCCAgccccagccgccgccgccgcggcgcTCTCCTCGGgggactccccgccgccgcccTCGGCGCTGTCCCCGCTGGACGCCGAGAGCCAGGAGCGGCTGAAGGCCGAGCGCAAGCGGCTGCGCAACCGCATCGCCGCCTCCAAGTGCCGCCGCCGCAAGCTGGAGCGCATCGCCCGCCTGGAGGAGAAGGTGAAGGCGCTCAAGGGCCAGAACGCCGAGCTGGCCGCCACCGCCGGCCTGCTGCGCGCCCAGGTCAGCCAGCTGCAGGGACGCGTCCGCAGCCACCTCTCCAGCGGCTGCCACATCAACGCCGCCCCCGGACCCACCCCCGGCGGGGAAGGAGCCGCCGAACCCCAGACCAGCGCCTGCTGA
- the THAP1 gene encoding THAP domain-containing protein 1: MVQSCSAYRCRNRYDKEKPISFHKFPLTRPDLCKKWEAAVRRKNFKPTKYSSICSEHFTPDCFKRECNNKLLKDNAVPTIFCHTEPNVKAEGTQEPAEEPSPPSPSPPPPVQTDPRLVDPSIGLLMPPLHTPNNIAVFCDHNYTVEDTVHQRKRIQQLEEQVDKLRKKLKTAQQRCRRQEKQIEKLRELVQFQKEKDVLSGKGGYVILPNDYFEIVEVPA, translated from the exons ATGGTGCAATCCTGCTCTGCCTACCGTTGCCGGAATCGATACGACAAAGAGAAGCCCATCTCCTTCCACAA ATTTCCTCTCACAAGACCTGATCTCTGCAAGAAATGGGAAGCAGCTGTTAGAAGAAAAAATTTCAAGCCAACAAAATATAGCAGCATTTGTTCGGAACACTTTACTCCAGATTGCTTCAAAAGGGAATGCAACAACAAGCTACTGAAAGACAATGCTGTGCCAACAATATTTTGCCACACTGAACCAAATGTGAAG GCTGAAGGCACTCAGGAACCAGCTGAAGAGCcatctcccccttctccttcacCTCCACCACCCGTACAAACTGATCCAAGACTAGTAGATCCCAGCATTGGATTGTTAATGCCTCCACTTCACACCCCCAATAATATTGCTGTATTTTGTGATCACAACTATACTGTAGAGGATACGGTACACCAGAGGAAAAGAATTCAGCAGCTGGAAGAGCAGGTGGACAAACTGAGGAAGAAACTTAAGACTGCACAACAGCGATGTAGACGTCAGGAGAAACAGATTGAAAAACTGCGAGAGCTTGTTCAGTTTCAGAAGGAAAAAGACGTGCTGTCGGGCAAAGGGGGTTATGTGATTCTGCCCAATGACTACTTTGAAATTGTAGAAGTACCTGCCTAA